The Vespula vulgaris chromosome 2, iyVesVulg1.1, whole genome shotgun sequence genome has a segment encoding these proteins:
- the LOC127072638 gene encoding F-box only protein 7-like isoform X3, with translation MSESSLVEDSTSTKLTSTLENYLKKLDENTTHHEYMIALFIVLFSESGFYVLPMSEASFSKNKKLIYTSPKQWKTMKNIYEIKLVLKDLPNVICKLVAISSGDRLILNFFSTMGEKNVYSIAIQSLRYVNPFSNNLTSRYMNLKEISHRFKDALVMRVRADILTEAGLINPSLQGLPTELKLKILGMLEAPALMQVSQCSRHFNILSKEPRLWQALLRRDFAENN, from the exons ATGTCTGAATCATCATTAGTCGAAGATAGTACATCTACTAAGTTGACATCtacattagaaaattatctaAAGAAATTGGACGAAAATACAACTCATCATGAGTATATGATCGCTTTGTTTATAGTTCTCTTCTCGGAATCTGGTTTTTACGTATTACCTATGTCCGAAGCTTCTTTTAG CAAAAATAAGAagcttatatatacatcaccAAAACAATGGAAaactatgaaaaatatttatgagatCAAACTAGTATTGAAAGATCTACCTAATGTGATATGCAAATTAGTTGCCATATCTTCCGGAGATAGGTTgattcttaatttcttttcgaccATGGGAGAAAAGAATGTTTATAGTATTGCTATACAAAGTTTAAGATATGTGAATCCTTTTTCAAATAACCTTACTAGCCGTTATATGAATCTTAAGGAAATATCACACag GTTCAAAGATGCATTAGTTATGCGAGTACGAGCAGATATTTTAACGGAAGCTGGCCTTATCAATCCTAGTTTACAAGGTTTACCTacagaattaaaattaaaaattctggGGATGTTAGAAGCTCCTGCATTAATGCAAGTTTCACAGTGTTCTCGCCATTTCAACATATTATCTAAGGAACCACGTTTATGGCAAGCTTTATTGCGCAGAGACTTTGCAGAAAA TAATTGA
- the LOC127072638 gene encoding F-box only protein 7-like isoform X2 — protein sequence MSEASFSKNKKLIYTSPKQWKTMKNIYEIKLVLKDLPNVICKLVAISSGDRLILNFFSTMGEKNVYSIAIQSLRYVNPFSNNLTSRYMNLKEISHRFKDALVMRVRADILTEAGLINPSLQGLPTELKLKILGMLEAPALMQVSQCSRHFNILSKEPRLWQALLRRDFAEKQVKPDKSWLSCYRTRYTERNRKRRHHDTSCSICEPEISRYHPSLVQPRVDVPPNVGSYNMPSLADFLRLHSSRQSHLDFSSLFRYRFGSRFGR from the exons ATGTCCGAAGCTTCTTTTAG CAAAAATAAGAagcttatatatacatcaccAAAACAATGGAAaactatgaaaaatatttatgagatCAAACTAGTATTGAAAGATCTACCTAATGTGATATGCAAATTAGTTGCCATATCTTCCGGAGATAGGTTgattcttaatttcttttcgaccATGGGAGAAAAGAATGTTTATAGTATTGCTATACAAAGTTTAAGATATGTGAATCCTTTTTCAAATAACCTTACTAGCCGTTATATGAATCTTAAGGAAATATCACACag GTTCAAAGATGCATTAGTTATGCGAGTACGAGCAGATATTTTAACGGAAGCTGGCCTTATCAATCCTAGTTTACAAGGTTTACCTacagaattaaaattaaaaattctggGGATGTTAGAAGCTCCTGCATTAATGCAAGTTTCACAGTGTTCTCGCCATTTCAACATATTATCTAAGGAACCACGTTTATGGCAAGCTTTATTGCGCAGAGACTTTGCAGAAAAGCAAGTAAAACCGGATAAAAGTTGGCTAAGTTGCTATCGTACAAGATATACAGAACGCAATAGAAAACGACGTCATCATGACACTAGTTGCAGTATTTGCGAACCAGAAATCAGTCGCTACCATCCATCTTTGGTACAACCAAGAGTAGATGTACCTCCAAACGTTGGAAGTTATAACATGCCATCACTAGCAGATTTTTTAAGATTACATTCGTCTAGACAATCTCATTTAGATTTTAGTAGTCTGTTTAGATATAGATTTGGATCTCGGTTTGGTCGTTAG
- the LOC127072638 gene encoding F-box only protein 7-like isoform X1 has translation MSESSLVEDSTSTKLTSTLENYLKKLDENTTHHEYMIALFIVLFSESGFYVLPMSEASFSKNKKLIYTSPKQWKTMKNIYEIKLVLKDLPNVICKLVAISSGDRLILNFFSTMGEKNVYSIAIQSLRYVNPFSNNLTSRYMNLKEISHRFKDALVMRVRADILTEAGLINPSLQGLPTELKLKILGMLEAPALMQVSQCSRHFNILSKEPRLWQALLRRDFAEKQVKPDKSWLSCYRTRYTERNRKRRHHDTSCSICEPEISRYHPSLVQPRVDVPPNVGSYNMPSLADFLRLHSSRQSHLDFSSLFRYRFGSRFGR, from the exons ATGTCTGAATCATCATTAGTCGAAGATAGTACATCTACTAAGTTGACATCtacattagaaaattatctaAAGAAATTGGACGAAAATACAACTCATCATGAGTATATGATCGCTTTGTTTATAGTTCTCTTCTCGGAATCTGGTTTTTACGTATTACCTATGTCCGAAGCTTCTTTTAG CAAAAATAAGAagcttatatatacatcaccAAAACAATGGAAaactatgaaaaatatttatgagatCAAACTAGTATTGAAAGATCTACCTAATGTGATATGCAAATTAGTTGCCATATCTTCCGGAGATAGGTTgattcttaatttcttttcgaccATGGGAGAAAAGAATGTTTATAGTATTGCTATACAAAGTTTAAGATATGTGAATCCTTTTTCAAATAACCTTACTAGCCGTTATATGAATCTTAAGGAAATATCACACag GTTCAAAGATGCATTAGTTATGCGAGTACGAGCAGATATTTTAACGGAAGCTGGCCTTATCAATCCTAGTTTACAAGGTTTACCTacagaattaaaattaaaaattctggGGATGTTAGAAGCTCCTGCATTAATGCAAGTTTCACAGTGTTCTCGCCATTTCAACATATTATCTAAGGAACCACGTTTATGGCAAGCTTTATTGCGCAGAGACTTTGCAGAAAAGCAAGTAAAACCGGATAAAAGTTGGCTAAGTTGCTATCGTACAAGATATACAGAACGCAATAGAAAACGACGTCATCATGACACTAGTTGCAGTATTTGCGAACCAGAAATCAGTCGCTACCATCCATCTTTGGTACAACCAAGAGTAGATGTACCTCCAAACGTTGGAAGTTATAACATGCCATCACTAGCAGATTTTTTAAGATTACATTCGTCTAGACAATCTCATTTAGATTTTAGTAGTCTGTTTAGATATAGATTTGGATCTCGGTTTGGTCGTTAG